In one window of Pieris brassicae chromosome 10, ilPieBrab1.1, whole genome shotgun sequence DNA:
- the LOC123715772 gene encoding uncharacterized protein LOC123715772 isoform X11: protein MDKESGEGGDAAAKQPPDGQFDPSALFGAYWGRDGASNAAAAQAQAQAQAALFGFGSRYPPPTTLGVAANQAASLGLHPAASAAWWSMASHLAAQDYLARLQATGLNLSPLNDPYAALSALSGSGLKQNKPPKQPSRNERSGRTSTSSSMSSKDKTPATSTNSQHNMNDWASTYGFPKTSSPSTMASQSLSSLASLNNLAQQPLQSKSSSKQPQPPPNRKSSTKEKDRDLSVLRSELMLAQAAAQGAYHAAVAAAAKGKNMPLPYPFGMPGSEKDRRSGIDSLTGLPHNLLSAALEGGDPASVLGGVRLPPDTEIIKYTSSLTGPKVPAGSTNRGRKKTISLDPPHVSLHPSSDRSTPLPNKRQKVDEYGNSRSSVEVIRLPNKPDRSSNSLSATPPPNLSDYAGISRELLQTIASQSGVSLAALERQLAGANPTDSGLNLSVKSGTEDTPMDLGAKSTEDDAPLNLSLKPTPPNSQASDALSRLTSLSSSLSASNERISRRKPGAKPRRVAPEPNECPRPRSSGSEDSESVPPWPTREGRPRNLGRGVSKPKKNTVASLLAQSRALGLRPALAQQLLGETDLEKLRALVGEGASTDSECQQSDSNPSDSDASDSGRKLDALLRLPLALGWKRVTVIKGLSRNCNIKGDVSYSPPEPHTALHIKSTQELQNYLDANPCPALSLDNFSFSSRTVLGEYVQTSADTDPIIFTETDISKRLEEARALAALAGPRSTPPPVERRIELARRQQAARDARRDASHRNRDQARLVREYERSEKAELVKREKEVRSQQLVEEREIKRHQAMLLKEQERERRRQHTTFIRQLDSRRRWEERERRKHQNLLDRLLVKEKKLQQRRKEMELLSELRRPQEDSSLSDQKPLPNLDRIQGLKVSGQAFADLLQVYEFLHNFGQALGIDVEALPTLDTLQQGLIPDYNQEAENELIIVLTRLLVLSIEDPGIPHPGRHTTLLGQAIRLGDIRPENLSEVLRIYLYANATGEVKALTGLTVERERERRVADHHQSDAEMQQTCVSTKNAAYYEHLHNNSTYKLSEMLRDKPFVSLNPSSKARMLAYLCDELLQSKAVLRAVDASLDHLNQLRKERYLMDAKIRKVRSLYQRKLRAEQTEKQQALALERMQRLVEESSGIMRSPARETPEKSETPKKESSLSPEDKPGTPSPYKEEEPSDKELSPLKELSKKEILNNNKEEIPVEGKDKDSVMGDDVLSDLESEGTQPEEDEDKNLSSEELSRKLEKLLRQSEQQVLQLAAASNSLRATCYGQDRYWRRYWSLGKCGGVLVEGMESAQSEIMAYHEKLEDAKINGVKFESKQEIKSEDIKTEENQDKVSDAEAEQELRSIKSELNLSDKTQIIKYEPNKIVCKVEGIKMEEKYIQQKSHEEEDMLDIEDSIPTAFLVQKPSHKPLFASQAEPVDKPQDIIKLENPAKTEPIDKEQEEPKDSLVNNLEELRKMAEAVSSQLDAAKKAENEIKEEKQEQQDMETDSANTHLYSKMLDGKWFSILRHENAFLNNINEEKYDVPKYCDNEHTCSEIIQCQGHKWDVSNNLHLLNDPSLFTLNSMVTSVQVPCNNVYADSSLTLSGLDQDMMDATLNNTEMEVEETKEPENDLEKELQADSTKADLATQKAKASGLNSLGLLNFNALSTYVTCDSPPPIQMSPDELDQLEHCKIHGLPKKVDGNFVPKDLRHGWWRITESEQMKQVLDSLHPRGVRERELHASLIQHLPTVNNKLYIDKGDTSLTQLSVSPLDTTDYTPPDEPGSFCANTARRVDMALLSMVEALEERVVAASMQVKGWRPSCLPLAPDASGAEIVAWARHQLAQLEAHVERRYLKPPLVQRYASTNDANLGAMLQSEHGNASATSPQNSENNEGKETRGIARGLSTWRDAVSRCNTAAQLAMLLHALESHIAWDKSIMKANCQFCLCGDNEDQLLLCDGCDKGYHTYCFKPRMDKIPEGDWYCWECVNKARGERVCIVCGAGTGAGRLVPCALCVRAYHADCHYPPLLKNPRGKWYCAQCISRAPPKKPRKSNKRDSKHKDMSNIDLDASMVPSPAPSHASTSTTAEECTPSVLHTPEKDHDKMEENVEHENGHNVSELPLPMPEDGTPEKHRALQFVAGNGAIPHEEPHVDGHENHEAENAPLLSRAKKEKSTAKKLNKELQFCKNLLCDMECHEHAWPFLIPVNTKQFPQYKKVIKCPMDLSTIRRKLQESGYKCKEEFASDVRLIFSNCEIFNEDDSPCGRAGHSMRQFFETRWAQI, encoded by the exons cCTACTGGGGTCGAGATGGTGCCAGCAATGCGGCAGCTGCGCAAGCGCAGGCGCAGGCGCAAGCCGCACTCTTCGGCTTTGGCTCCCGCTACCCGCCACCCACCACGCTCGGTGTCGCAGCCAACCAGGCGGCATCACTTGGACTACATCCCGCTGCTA GTGCAGCATGGTGGTCCATGGCCTCGCACTTGGCGGCCCAGGATTACTTAGCGCGATTGCAGGCTACTGGACTTAACCTATCTCCATTAAACGACCCCTATGCAGCCCTTTCCGCTCTTTCGGGCTCCGGTCTTAAACAGAATAAGCCGCCAAAACAGCCTAGCAGAAATGAAAG atcAGGACGTACTAGTACATCTTCGAGTATGTCATCGAAAGACAAAACTCCCGCAACAAGTACCAACTCGCAACATAATATGAACGATTGGG cATCTACATATGGTTTCCCCAAAACCTCGTCTCCATCAACAATGGCGTCGCAGTCCCTCTCCAGCTTGGCCTCCCTCAATAACCTAGCCCAGCAACCGCTGCAAAGCAAATCCTCCAGTAAACAGCCACAACCACCCCCAAATA GAAAGTCATCAACGAAAGAGAAAGATCGAGATTTATCTGTATTGCGAAGTGAGTTAATGTTAGCCCAGGCTGCTGCTCAAGGCGCGTATCACGCTGCCGTAGCAGCTGCCGCTAAGGGAAAG AACATGCCTCTACCTTATCCTTTCGGAATGCCCGGTTCAGAGAAGGACAGACGTAGTGGCATTGATTCCTTGACTGGCCTACCACATAATTTACTcag tgCTGCGCTGGAAGGAGG tgATCCAGCGTCAGTGTTGGGTGGAGTGAGGCTTCCACCAGACACAGAAATTATCAAGTATACCTCTTCATTAACGGGACCTAAG GTTCCGGCGGGGTCAACTAACCGTGGTCGCAAAAAGACTATTTCATTGGACCCGCCTCACGTATCTCTTCACCCGTCCAGTGATAGAAGCACCCCGCTACCTAATAAGAGGCAGAAAGTT gaTGAGTATGGCAATTCAAGATCATCGGTGGAGGTGATTAGACTGCCAAATAAACCAGACAGATCATCAAATTCTTTATCAGCCACTCCACCACCCAATCTCTCAGATTATGctg GTATTTCAAGGGAACTACTACAAACTATAGCAAGTCAAAGTGGAGTTAGTTTAGCGGCGCTTGAACGGCAGTTAGCTGGTGCCAACCCGACTGACTCGGGACTAAACTTAAGTGTCAAGTCTGGTACAGAAGATACTCCAATGGACCTAGGTGCCAAATCTACTGAGGACGATGCGCCTTTAAATTTATCCTTAAAACCTACGCCAC CAAATTCACAAGCATCGGATGCATTATCAAGACTTACATCGCTTAGCAGCTCACTCAGTGCGTCAAATGAAAGAATAT CACGTCGTAAGCCTGGCGCAAAACCGCGACGTGTAGCTCCCGAACCCAATGAATGCCCTCGACCACGTTCCAGTGGGAGTGAGGACAGTGAAT ccGTGCCTCCCTGGCCTACTCGGGAGGGACGTCCGCGTAACCTAGGGCGTGGCGTAAGCAAGCCCAAGAAGAATACCGTCGCATCACTTCTTGCGCAAAGTCGCGCCCTTGGCTTACGGCCTGCGCTCGCGCAACAGTTATTAGGAGAGACTGATTTG GAGAAACTACGTGCGTTAGTGGGCGAAGGGGCGAGTACGGACTCTGAATGCCAGCAGTCTGATAGCAATCCATCCGACTCGGACGCAAGTGATTCAGGCAGGAAGCTAGATGCGTTACTACGGCTGCCTTTGGCTTTAG GTTGGAAGCGGGTGACAGTAATAAAGGGTCTGTCTCGTAACTGCAATATTAAGGGTGATGTGAGTTATTCCCCACCAGAGCCTCACACCGCTCTTCATATCAAGTCCACTCAGGAGTTACAGAAT TACCTAGACGCTAACCCGTGTCCGGCATTATCGCTGGATAACTTCAGCTTCAGTTCGCGAACAGTTTTAGGAGAGTACGTCCAGACGTCCGCCGATACGGACCCCATAATCTTTACTGAAACTGACATCTCCAAGag GCTAGAGGAAGCCCGAGCATTGGCAGCGTTAGCTGGGCCTAGGTCTACGCCCCCGCCCGTAGAAAGGCGAATAGAACTCGCACGAAGACAACAAGCAGCAAGGGACGCTAGGAGGGATGCATCTCATAGAAATCGGGATCAG GCCCGCCTAGTTCGTGAATACGAACGTTCTGAAAAGGCTGAACTAGTTAAACGGGAAAAAGAGGTCAGAAGTCAACAGTTAGTAGAG gaGAGAGAAATAAAAAGACATCAGGCGATGTTACTCAAGGAGCAG GAACGTGAAAGAAGACGTCAACACACAACGTTTATCAGACAACTTGACTCGAGAAGAAGGTGGGAAGAAAGAGAACGAAGAAAACACCAGAATCTTTTAGACCGATTGTTAGTTAAAGAGAAGAAGTTACAGCAAAGACGTAAAGAGATGGAGCTGTTGTCTGAATTGAG GAGACCACAAGAAGACTCATCCCTGTCAGACCAGAAGCCGCTTCCCAACCTGGACAGGATACAAGGTCTCAAAGTCTCGGGGCAGGCCTTCGCTGATCTCCTACAAGTTTATGAGTTCCTACACAACTTTGGACAAGCGCTTGGTATTG ATGTTGAAGCGCTGCCAACATTAGACACACTACAGCAGGGTCTTATACCAGACTACAACCAAGAAGCTGAAAATGAGCTCATAATAGTTCTGACTAGACTTTTAGTTCTCTCAATTG AGGATCCGGGTATACCGCACCCGGGACGACATACAACGCTGCTGGGTCAGGCGATACGTCTCGGTGATATACGGCCTGAAAATCTCAGCGAGGTGCTGCGCATATACCTTTATGCTAACGCTACGGGCGAGGTTAAGGCTTTGACGG GACTAACAGTGGAAAGAGAACGAGAACGTCGTGTTGCTGATCATCATCAGAGCGATGCTGAGATGCAACAAACCTGCGTGAGCACCAAAAACGCGGCATACTACGAGCATCTACACAATAATAGCACTTATAAACTATCAG AAATGCTTCGAGACAAACCCTTCGTCTCGCTAAACCCGAGTAGTAAGGCGCGAATGTTGGCATATCTTTGTGACGAGCTACTACAAAGCAAGGCCGTCCTAAGGGCAGTGGATGCTTCATTAGACCACCTCAACCAGCTTCGAAAGGAGAGATACCTCATGGATGCTAAAATACGGAA AGTTCGATCACTCTACCAACGCAAGTTACGGGCGGAACAAACTGAGAAGCAACAAGCTCTAGCATTGGAGAGAATGCAGCGGCTGGTAGAAGAAAGTTCTGGAATTATGCGTTCACCTGCTCGTG AAACTCCAGAAAAGTCAGAAACACCGAAAAAAGAGTCATCTCTCTCACCAGAGGACAAACCCGGTACACCATCCCCATACAAGGAAGAGGAGCCAAGTGACAAGGAACTGTCGCCCTTAAAAGAGCTGAGCAAAAAGGAGattttaaacaacaataaagAAGAAATTCCGGTGGAAGGAAAGGACAAAGATAGCGTTATGGGTGACGATGTATTGAGCGATTTGGAGAGTGAAGGGACACAGCCTGAAGAG GACGAAGACAAGAATCTATCATCTGAAGAGTTATCAAGGAAATTAGAGAAATTGTTACGACAATCCGAACAGCAGGTGTTGCAACTTGCCGCCGCTTCCAATTCATTGAGGGCCACGTGTTATGGACAAGACAG gtATTGGCGTCGTTACTGGTCCTTGGGCAAATGTGGAGGTGTTTTGGTGGAAGGTATGGAGTCAGCTCAATCCGAAATTATGGCGTATCATGAGAAACTAGAGGATGCTAAAATTAACGGCGTCAAATTCGAATCAAAac AAGAAATAAAATCTGAAGATATTAAGACTGAGGAAAACCAAGACAAGGTGTCTGATGCTGAAGCTGAACAGGAACTCCGGAGTATCAAGAGTGAACTTAACCTCAGTGACAAGACTCAGATTATCAAATATGAACccaataaaattgtttgtaaggTTGAAG gaATAAAAATGGAAGAGAAATACATCCAACAAAAGAGCCACGAGGAAGAAGACATGTTGGACATTGAAGATTCCATTCCGACCGCATTTTTAGTACAAAAACCTTCACATAAACCGCTCTTTGCAAGTCAAGCCGAGCCCGTAGACAAACCACAGGATATAATTAAACTTGAAAATCCCGCCAAAACGGAACCAATCGACAAAGAACAGGAAGAGCCTAAAGACTCGCTAGTCAACAATTTGGAGGAACTCCGCAAAATGGCGGAAGCCGTATCTTCACAATTGGACGCGGCTAAGAAAGCAGAAAATGAGATCAAAGAAGAAAAACAAGAACAGCAGGACATGGAAACAGATTCCGCGAATACGCATCTATATTCAAAGATGTTGGACGGAAAATGGTTCTCCATACTGCGGCATGAGAACgctttcttaaataatataaacgaaGAGAAATATGACGTACCTAAATATTGTGATAACGAACACACATGTAGTGAAATCATACAATGCCAGGGTCATAAATGGGACGTCTcaaataatttgcatttaTTAAATGACCCGAGTTTGTTCACACTAAATAGTATGGTGACGAGTGTACAGGTGCCGTGTAATAATGTGTATGCGGATTCTAGTCTAACATTGTCAGGCTTGGACCAAGACATGATGGACGCCACTTTGAATAATACAGAAATGGAAGTCGAGGAGACGAAGGAACCG GAAAATGATTTGGAAAAAGAACTCCAAGCGGACTCCACAAAAGCGGACCTTGCCACTCAAAAGGCGAAAGCTTCTGGTCTAAATAGCCTAGGGCTTCTAAACTTCAATGCCTTATCGACGTATGTCACCTGCGATTCACCACCTCCGATACAAATGTCGCCTGACGAACTGGACCAGCTGGAGCACTGTAAAATTCATGGCTTGCCTAAGAAGGTGGATGGAAATTTTGTTCCTAAAGATCTAAG acATGGCTGGTGGAGAATAACAGAATCGGAACAAATGAAACAAGTGCTTGACTCGTTACACCCACGTGGAGTGAGAGAGAGGGAACTACATGCGTCGCTTATCCAACATCTACCCACAGTTAATAATAAG cTTTATATTGACAAAGGTGACACATCTTTAACGCAACTGTCAGTGTCACCTCTAGATACCACAGATTATACACCACCTGACGAACCTGGCTCATTCTGTGCTAATACTGCAAGGAGGGTCGATATGGCTTTGTTATCTATG GTGGAAGCCCTAGAAGAAAGAGTGGTAGCTGCCTCTATGCAAGTAAAGGGCTGGCGTCCGAGCTGTTTGCCCCTTGCCCCAGACGCCTCCGGGGCAGAAATAGTCGCCTGGGCGCGTCACCAACTTGCCCAACTCGAAGCTCACGTGGAGAGGCGATATTTGAAACCGCCCCTGGTACAAAGGTACGCTAG tacAAACGACGCTAACCTCGGAGCGATGCTGCAAAGTGAACACGGTAATGCATCTGCTACGTCTCCGCAAAATTCAGAGAACAATGAGGGAAAAG AAACTCGTGGCATTGCCCGTGGTCTCTCAACATGGCGTGATGCAGTATCTCGGTGTAACACGGCCGCACAACTCGCGATGTTGCTTCATGCGCTGGAGTCGCATATTGCGTGGGACAAGAGTATTATGAAGGCT AATTGTCAGTTCTGTCTGTGTGGTGACAATGAGGATCAGCTGTTGTTATGCGATGGTTGTGATAAAGGCTATCATACATATTGCTTTAAACCGAGGATGGACAAAATACCTGAAGGAGATTG GTACTGCTGGGAGTGCGTGAACAAGGCCCGTGGGGAGCGCGTGTGCATCGTGTGCGGGGCGGGGACGGGCGCGGGTAGACTCGTGCCTTGCGCCTTATGCGTACGCGCATACCACGCAGACTGTCATTATCCTCCATTGCTCAAG aatccTCGCGGCAAGTGGTATTGCGCTCAGTGCATATCGCGAGCTCCACCCAAGAAACCGCGTAAATCAAACAAACGCGACTCCAAACATAAGGACATGTCTAACATTGATCTAGACGCGTCTATGGTACCCAG TCCAGCGCCATCTCACGCATCAACATCGACAACTGCGGAGGAATGTACTCCTAGCGTGTTACATACACCTGAGAAGGACCACGACAAAATGGAAGAAAATGTTGAACATGAAAATggacataatg TATCAGAGCTACCATTACCAATGCCTGAGGATGGTACACCGGAAAAGCATCGCGCTCTTCAGTTTGTGGCCGGGAATGGCGCCATACCACACGAAGAACCACATGTTGATG GACATGAAAATCACGAAGCGGAGAACGCCCCCTTACTGTCTCGTGCAAAGAAAGAAAAGAGCACAGCGAAAAAACTGAATAAGGAACTACAGTTTTGCAA AAACCTTCTTTGCGATATGGAATGCCACGAGCACGCTTGGCCGTTCTTGATTCCAGTCAACACCAAACAGTTCCCGCAGTACAAGAAAGTCATTAAGTGTCCAATGGACTTGTCCACTATCCGAAGGAAGCTTCAGGAGTCAGG atacAAATGCAAGGAAGAATTCGCATCGGACGTACGCCTCATATTTAGCAATTGTGAGATTTTCAACGAAGATGATAGTCCGTGTGGCCGAGCCGGACACAGCATGCGACAATTCTTCGAGACGCGCTGGGCGCAGATATGA